From Chloroflexota bacterium, the proteins below share one genomic window:
- a CDS encoding ABC transporter permease has protein sequence MQTTQTAMPWWYPLTIRLRIWAANAAGFFRDLAGHPIALAGGLVVVLYVAMAIFAPQIAPHDPTKGELIRRLEPPVWAGGTMDYWLGTDAQGRDLWSRIVFGSRISLWVGFVSVVISAVVGVLLGCLAGYFRGALDEVLSRFSDLLLAFPYLIFAIAVMAFMGPGMTNLLLALTFKGWVEFYRLARGEMLSEKTKEYVPAAVAVGMGDLRIIVSEVLPNIFHSVLVLATLRLGVMIVMEASLSFLGLGIQPPTPAWGSMVSEGRDYLTTSWWVSTIPGLAILVLVLAINVFGEGLRDILDPRLKIE, from the coding sequence ATGCAGACCACACAAACCGCAATGCCCTGGTGGTATCCGCTGACCATCCGACTGCGGATTTGGGCCGCGAATGCCGCGGGGTTCTTCCGCGACCTAGCTGGCCACCCCATTGCCCTAGCGGGTGGGCTGGTGGTGGTCTTATACGTCGCGATGGCCATTTTTGCGCCGCAGATCGCGCCGCATGACCCCACCAAAGGGGAGTTAATACGCCGACTTGAGCCGCCAGTGTGGGCCGGGGGAACCATGGACTACTGGCTCGGCACGGATGCCCAGGGGCGCGACCTGTGGTCTCGCATCGTCTTCGGGAGCCGCATTTCGCTCTGGGTGGGGTTCGTATCCGTGGTCATCTCGGCGGTCGTGGGCGTGCTTCTGGGATGCCTGGCGGGGTACTTCCGGGGCGCGCTGGACGAGGTACTGTCGCGTTTCTCGGACCTGTTGCTGGCGTTCCCCTACTTGATCTTCGCCATCGCCGTGATGGCGTTCATGGGGCCGGGGATGACGAACCTGCTCCTGGCCCTGACGTTCAAAGGCTGGGTGGAGTTCTACCGTCTTGCGCGCGGGGAGATGCTCTCGGAGAAGACGAAGGAGTACGTTCCGGCGGCTGTGGCCGTGGGCATGGGCGACCTGCGCATTATCGTCTCCGAGGTGTTGCCCAACATCTTCCACTCGGTGCTGGTTCTCGCCACGCTGCGCCTTGGCGTCATGATCGTCATGGAAGCAAGTCTCAGTTTCCTCGGCCTGGGCATTCAGCCGCCCACGCCCGCTTGGGGGTCTATGGTGTCGGAGGGGCGCGACTACCTGACTACGTCCTGGTGGGTGTCCACGATACCCGGCCTGGCCATTCTCGTCTTGGTGCTGGCGATCAACGTTTTCGGCGAAGGGTTGCGCGACATCCTGGACCCGCGACTGAAGATTGAATAA
- a CDS encoding ABC transporter ATP-binding protein has translation MAQSQPLLEIRHLTTVFPTRRGVVRAVSGLDLTLARGELLGLVGESGCGKSVSMLSILRLVSHPGRIVAGEILLEGQNLLKLPMHAMRQIRGRQISMIFQDPMTTLNPAFRVGDQIAEALRIHGMLNGSGPSLWPFGRARAEAERKRVVELLDEVGIAVPWEARKRYPHEFSGGMQQRALIAIAVSCKPKILLADEPTTALDVTIQAQIMDLLRRLNQEYGTSVVLVTHNLALAATFCQNIAVMYAGRLMEKGPTDAVIEDPKHPYTRGLLECIPKIGATREPLQPIPGNVPDLAELPPGCAFHPRCGHAQEACQEGEVPLVTLPDGRQVRCLLYV, from the coding sequence ATGGCACAATCACAGCCATTGTTGGAGATTCGGCATCTTACGACGGTTTTCCCGACCCGCAGAGGGGTGGTGCGCGCGGTGTCGGGCCTGGACCTAACGTTGGCCCGCGGGGAATTGCTGGGCCTCGTGGGCGAGTCGGGCTGCGGGAAAAGCGTGTCCATGCTCTCCATCTTGCGCCTGGTGTCGCATCCGGGCAGGATTGTAGCGGGTGAGATTCTGCTGGAAGGCCAGAATCTGTTGAAACTCCCGATGCACGCCATGAGGCAAATCCGCGGTCGGCAGATCAGCATGATTTTCCAGGACCCCATGACGACTCTGAATCCGGCGTTCCGCGTGGGCGACCAGATCGCCGAGGCGCTGCGCATTCATGGGATGCTCAACGGCTCCGGCCCGTCGCTGTGGCCCTTTGGCAGGGCGCGGGCCGAAGCCGAGCGGAAGCGCGTGGTGGAGTTGCTGGACGAGGTGGGCATTGCCGTTCCGTGGGAGGCCCGCAAGCGCTATCCGCACGAGTTCAGCGGGGGGATGCAGCAGCGCGCCCTCATCGCCATTGCCGTTTCGTGCAAGCCGAAGATACTCCTCGCGGATGAGCCTACTACCGCCCTGGATGTTACCATTCAGGCGCAGATTATGGATTTGCTGCGGAGGCTCAACCAGGAGTACGGCACAAGCGTCGTTCTGGTTACGCACAATCTGGCGTTGGCTGCCACGTTCTGCCAGAATATCGCCGTCATGTACGCCGGGCGGTTGATGGAAAAGGGGCCTACCGACGCGGTGATTGAAGATCCGAAGCACCCGTATACCCGTGGCCTGTTGGAATGCATTCCCAAGATCGGCGCGACACGCGAGCCGCTGCAACCGATTCCAGGGAACGTCCCAGACCTGGCCGAACTTCCGCCGGGATGCGCCTTCCACCCTCGGTGCGGACACGCGCAGGAGGCTTGCCAGGAGGGTGAGGTGCCACTGGTTACGCTGCCAGACGGCCGCCAGGTGCGGTGTCTGCTTTACGTCTAG
- a CDS encoding ATP-binding cassette domain-containing protein, whose amino-acid sequence MQTLLEKNNMVEDVGPAPPQPLISAMGIRKYFYIRPSLLARVLARRRVQIVKAVDSVDLVVYPDETVGLAGESGCGKTTLGRVLTRLHEPTAGRMLFEGKLVFGEDAGETTPRMTDREFRRSAQIIFQNPYSSLNPRKTVRDILSVPLRARGVTGMQELENEILYLLSRVGLSRRHIDRYPHQFSGGQRQRIGIARALAMRPKFVVADEPVSSLDVSIQAQVINLLKELQAEFHLTYLFVAHDLSLIYHISDRVAIMYLGKIVETGPTDLLFAEPLHPYTQALLAAVPRVDRATRRQRIILEGNVPSPIDPPSGCRFHPRCFARLGDICKEEEPPLRAVGPKYAVACHRYS is encoded by the coding sequence ATGCAAACTCTTTTGGAAAAGAACAACATGGTGGAGGATGTGGGGCCAGCGCCGCCCCAGCCGCTTATCTCTGCAATGGGGATTCGCAAGTACTTCTACATCCGCCCCAGCCTGTTGGCGCGCGTTCTGGCTCGCCGCCGGGTGCAGATTGTCAAGGCCGTGGACAGCGTGGACCTGGTGGTGTACCCGGATGAGACCGTGGGCCTGGCGGGCGAGTCGGGTTGCGGCAAGACGACGCTGGGACGGGTGCTCACCCGCCTGCACGAGCCGACCGCGGGCCGGATGCTCTTTGAGGGTAAGTTGGTATTCGGAGAGGATGCTGGTGAGACGACGCCGCGGATGACGGACCGGGAGTTTCGGCGGTCGGCCCAGATTATTTTCCAAAACCCCTATTCTTCCCTCAACCCCCGCAAAACGGTGCGCGATATCTTGTCGGTCCCACTGCGGGCGCGGGGCGTAACCGGAATGCAGGAGTTGGAGAACGAGATCCTGTACCTGCTGAGCCGGGTGGGGTTGAGCCGACGCCACATTGACCGCTACCCTCACCAGTTCAGCGGGGGCCAGCGCCAACGCATCGGCATCGCACGCGCCCTTGCCATGCGCCCGAAATTCGTCGTCGCCGATGAACCTGTCTCCTCGCTGGATGTCTCCATTCAGGCCCAGGTCATCAACCTTCTGAAGGAACTCCAGGCTGAATTTCATCTGACCTACTTGTTCGTCGCCCACGATCTCAGCCTTATCTACCATATCAGCGACCGCGTGGCTATCATGTACCTGGGGAAGATCGTGGAGACAGGGCCTACGGACCTGCTGTTCGCGGAACCTTTGCATCCCTACACTCAGGCGCTTCTGGCCGCAGTGCCCAGGGTGGACAGGGCCACCCGTCGTCAGCGCATCATCCTTGAGGGCAACGTGCCCAGCCCGATAGATCCGCCGTCGGGGTGTCGTTTCCATCCGCGTTGCTTTGCTCGCCTGGGCGACATCTGCAAGGAAGAGGAGCCTCCTTTGCGGGCTGTCGGCCCGAAATACGCCGTGGCTTGCCATCGCTATTCATAA
- a CDS encoding SDR family NAD(P)-dependent oxidoreductase, producing MEKVLVTGGTGFLGVHLVRALVQRHYNVRVLTRDPARMHGQTHLPVETVVGDVTSPQDVRRAVEGCLGVFHLAAKVTLSAKEADEVFAVNVEGTRNVMEAVLEAGVRRVVHVSTIGTLEGPSEDSVVDETCPLRTSDVGTPYLDSKVRAERVVLDIIERGLPALIVNPGGMIGPEDNFHSPSSALLKLFFHRINPFVVAWRLNLADVRDVADGLVQVYRNGRLGERYILGGENTDTITVFRHLREITDFNRAIWPLAWETLEMVSELSALLSQPLVEKSVAAFYHYAFWASSEKAERELGYKHRTLGETLADAAAWYEATFLKPQPWASSYLAGE from the coding sequence ATGGAGAAAGTCCTTGTTACGGGCGGCACCGGCTTCTTGGGCGTCCACCTGGTTCGCGCCCTGGTCCAGCGTCATTACAATGTGCGTGTCCTGACGCGGGATCCTGCAAGAATGCACGGTCAGACCCATCTTCCTGTGGAGACTGTGGTGGGAGATGTTACCTCGCCGCAGGACGTGCGCAGGGCCGTTGAGGGATGCCTGGGCGTTTTCCATCTTGCGGCCAAGGTTACGCTCAGCGCCAAGGAGGCCGATGAAGTCTTCGCGGTCAATGTAGAGGGCACGCGCAACGTGATGGAGGCTGTCCTGGAGGCGGGCGTGCGGCGCGTGGTACATGTGAGCACCATCGGGACGCTGGAAGGGCCCTCGGAGGACAGCGTGGTGGATGAGACATGTCCGTTGCGCACCTCGGATGTGGGGACGCCGTACCTGGATTCCAAGGTGCGGGCGGAGAGGGTGGTGCTTGACATAATTGAGCGGGGCCTTCCTGCGCTTATCGTGAATCCAGGGGGGATGATCGGCCCAGAAGATAATTTCCATTCGCCCTCGTCGGCGCTGCTCAAGTTGTTCTTCCATCGGATCAACCCATTTGTCGTGGCGTGGCGGTTGAATCTGGCAGATGTGCGGGATGTGGCGGATGGCCTCGTGCAGGTCTACCGCAACGGGCGGCTGGGAGAGCGCTATATCCTGGGAGGGGAAAACACCGACACGATTACGGTGTTCCGGCATTTGCGAGAGATTACGGATTTCAACAGAGCGATCTGGCCGCTGGCCTGGGAGACACTTGAGATGGTCTCGGAACTGTCGGCCCTCCTCTCGCAGCCGCTGGTGGAGAAGAGCGTTGCCGCGTTCTATCACTACGCCTTCTGGGCATCCAGCGAGAAAGCCGAGCGCGAACTGGGCTACAAGCACCGCACGCTGGGGGAGACCCTCGCCGACGCCGCGGCCTGGTACGAAGCGACGTTCCTGAAGCCGCAACCGTGGGCGTCCTCTTATCTCGCGGGCGAGTAG
- a CDS encoding Gfo/Idh/MocA family oxidoreductase, translating to MEGLNAAIAGVGFVGRAHLEALRRLGIHVAGVLGSTPDKSRSAAQTLGIARGYVDFAELLADASVDVVHVCTPNNLHLAMASAAMRAGKHVICEKPLALTAQESRELVRIQQETGRVCAVCFNLRYYPLCHEARARVLAGQIGQVRMVHGQFLQDWLFSPVVWSWRLDSSVGGALRTVADIGSHWLDLVEWLSGLRVTEVCADLTTFIPKRLKPAGGAETFSAGAREDGAQEVPAAGEDYAALLLAFSNGARGSVTLSQVCAGRKNHLWWELNGSEGSMWWNAEDPNRLWIGHLDAPNQVLIKSPGLMQPDARRYAAYPAGHAEGYPDTFVRLFQDVHEHIGSGTPYSSATFPTVADGHRQMVLCEAIGESARLRRWLRVED from the coding sequence ATGGAGGGGCTGAACGCTGCAATCGCCGGAGTCGGATTCGTGGGCCGCGCCCACTTGGAGGCGCTGCGACGCCTCGGCATCCACGTGGCCGGCGTGCTGGGCAGTACGCCCGACAAGAGCCGCTCCGCCGCGCAGACCCTTGGCATCGCTCGTGGTTATGTGGACTTCGCCGAACTGCTCGCGGACGCCTCGGTGGATGTCGTGCACGTGTGCACCCCCAACAACCTGCACCTGGCCATGGCATCTGCTGCCATGCGCGCGGGGAAACACGTCATCTGCGAGAAGCCGCTGGCCCTGACGGCACAGGAGTCGCGCGAACTCGTGCGCATCCAGCAGGAAACCGGCCGGGTATGCGCCGTCTGCTTCAACCTGCGATACTATCCTCTCTGCCACGAGGCGCGGGCGCGAGTCCTCGCCGGGCAGATCGGCCAGGTGCGCATGGTGCATGGGCAGTTTCTGCAGGATTGGCTGTTCTCGCCTGTGGTGTGGAGTTGGCGGTTGGACTCGTCGGTGGGCGGCGCGCTGCGCACGGTGGCCGACATCGGGAGCCACTGGCTGGACCTAGTGGAATGGCTGAGCGGCCTGCGGGTTACCGAGGTGTGCGCCGATCTCACGACGTTCATCCCAAAACGGCTCAAGCCTGCCGGCGGCGCCGAGACCTTCTCTGCTGGAGCGCGTGAGGACGGCGCGCAAGAAGTACCGGCGGCGGGCGAGGACTACGCCGCGCTCCTGCTGGCGTTCTCCAACGGTGCGCGGGGATCGGTAACCCTGTCGCAGGTCTGCGCGGGCCGCAAGAATCACCTGTGGTGGGAACTCAACGGTTCCGAGGGCTCCATGTGGTGGAACGCCGAGGATCCCAATCGGCTTTGGATTGGGCATCTCGACGCGCCCAACCAGGTGCTGATCAAATCCCCCGGACTCATGCAGCCCGACGCGCGGCGCTATGCGGCGTATCCTGCGGGCCACGCCGAGGGGTATCCGGATACGTTTGTGCGACTCTTCCAGGATGTGCATGAACACATCGGGAGCGGCACCCCCTATTCGTCGGCAACCTTCCCGACGGTTGCCGACGGGCACCGCCAGATGGTGCTGTGTGAGGCCATCGGGGAAAGCGCCCGCCTGCGGCGATGGTTGCGGGTGGAAGACTGA
- a CDS encoding MurR/RpiR family transcriptional regulator, which translates to MSENECNEFSELVCAHFDSLTKSERRIADYILHNSDEAAFLSAAGLADRLGLSEATIVRFAHTLGFSGFPELRACLQDLFRRRVSHAARLRKKLAEISPESHILEQVVAMEMEYLTDALQTVSRDAFDEAVRLICGARRIFVYALSGSTTLAELLQLRLRRFGLEVVLLTQSGREICEPLLALGSQDVLFALLFFNLSDVMEATLAYAKACGAKVILLTDTLGLLLREYTDVLLEAQRGPVMAFHSLIVPMAIIQALIIAVAMADEEKSLATLDKLDEIRRRLGFDVPVRIWWREKKGAG; encoded by the coding sequence GTGAGCGAGAACGAGTGCAACGAGTTCAGCGAACTGGTGTGCGCACATTTTGATTCGCTCACCAAGAGTGAGCGCCGCATCGCCGACTACATCCTCCACAACTCCGACGAGGCCGCGTTCCTGTCCGCCGCCGGGTTGGCCGACCGCCTGGGGTTGAGTGAAGCAACCATCGTCCGATTCGCCCACACCCTGGGCTTCTCCGGCTTCCCCGAACTTCGTGCCTGCTTGCAAGACCTGTTCCGGCGCAGGGTTTCGCACGCGGCGCGCCTGCGCAAGAAACTGGCCGAGATCAGCCCCGAATCGCACATCCTGGAGCAGGTCGTGGCCATGGAGATGGAATACCTCACCGACGCCTTGCAAACCGTGTCCCGCGACGCCTTTGACGAGGCGGTGCGTCTCATCTGCGGGGCGCGGCGCATCTTCGTCTATGCCCTGAGCGGTTCTACAACCCTGGCCGAATTGCTCCAGCTCCGCCTCCGCCGCTTCGGTCTGGAGGTGGTGCTCCTAACCCAGTCGGGCCGCGAGATTTGCGAACCGCTGCTTGCGCTGGGGAGCCAGGATGTGCTCTTCGCGCTGCTCTTCTTCAATCTCTCGGATGTTATGGAGGCGACCCTGGCGTACGCCAAAGCCTGCGGCGCCAAGGTGATTCTGCTCACGGACACGTTGGGCCTCCTGCTCCGTGAGTACACCGACGTGCTGCTGGAAGCCCAGCGCGGCCCGGTGATGGCGTTTCACTCGCTCATCGTGCCCATGGCCATCATCCAGGCGCTCATTATCGCCGTGGCCATGGCCGACGAGGAGAAATCCCTGGCCACCCTGGACAAACTGGACGAAATTCGTCGGCGCCTGGGTTTTGACGTGCCGGTGCGCATCTGGTGGCGGGAAAAGAAGGGCGCGGGCTAG
- a CDS encoding MurR/RpiR family transcriptional regulator, which produces MEEGLNGFRQRLEDRFPSLTKSQQRIANYLLANYDEAAFLTAADLVERLQVSEATLGRFARAVGFRGFPELRRCLQELFRQKTTPASRLQCKLHELADGEGSTLSKVLEMEVQYLNEAAHSISAADFDRAVEVLLGGERIFVFASGPSAVLADLAELRFRRLGILTLAMTESGRHLLEKLQLLQPGDVVLAAGFQYVRHELVAVLDHARAIGCRAVLLTDTLGPALRHKADVVLAARRGPVSTFHSLTVPMSVLNALILAVAMARPDESIAALNRLEQLRAIYNMDVPVKLTWDDHKPGAGA; this is translated from the coding sequence ATGGAAGAAGGGCTCAACGGCTTCCGGCAGCGGCTGGAAGACCGCTTCCCAAGCCTCACCAAGAGTCAACAGCGCATCGCCAATTACCTGCTCGCCAACTATGACGAGGCTGCGTTCTTGACTGCGGCCGACCTGGTAGAGCGGCTTCAGGTCAGCGAGGCCACGCTGGGGCGATTCGCCCGAGCCGTCGGGTTCCGCGGGTTTCCCGAACTGCGGCGCTGCCTTCAGGAACTGTTCCGTCAGAAAACAACCCCCGCCAGCCGACTCCAATGCAAACTCCACGAACTTGCGGACGGCGAAGGTTCCACGCTCAGCAAAGTCCTGGAAATGGAAGTCCAGTACCTAAACGAAGCGGCCCACAGCATAAGCGCGGCCGATTTTGACCGTGCGGTGGAGGTTCTCCTGGGCGGCGAGCGAATCTTCGTATTCGCCAGTGGCCCCTCGGCCGTCCTCGCCGATTTGGCTGAGTTGCGGTTCAGACGGCTGGGCATCCTGACCCTGGCCATGACCGAGTCGGGGCGCCATCTGCTGGAGAAGTTGCAGTTGCTCCAACCCGGGGATGTGGTGCTGGCGGCTGGCTTCCAATATGTGCGGCACGAGTTGGTCGCGGTGCTGGACCATGCCCGCGCCATAGGGTGCCGGGCGGTGCTCCTCACCGACACGCTGGGGCCGGCACTTCGTCACAAGGCGGACGTCGTACTCGCCGCGCGCAGGGGGCCCGTCTCCACCTTCCACTCGCTGACCGTGCCGATGTCCGTACTCAACGCGTTGATCCTGGCCGTGGCGATGGCCAGGCCCGACGAGAGTATCGCCGCGCTCAACCGCCTTGAGCAGTTGCGCGCGATCTATAACATGGATGTGCCGGTGAAACTCACGTGGGATGACCATAAGCCTGGGGCCGGCGCCTAG